tgatgaaGTTacaagaggaggaggtggaacAAGAAGCAGCTTAAACGCTCAATCGGCCTGCCTATTCCAGAAATGACCCTATCGACAACAACAGCGAAACTAACAGAAATCCAAATCCGCACCACATTCCCATTCCCATTCACTTGTTATTCTCACTCCTCTCTCCACCTCTTCTACCACTCCTCAAAACCCTTTCTCCTCCTCAAGACCTTTTCTTCTCTCCACACCAGAAGAAACACCTATCCCTGGGACCTCGACGACCATCCCcacacccaaaaccctaacgCTCCAAAACCCAAGCCTGCTGCTGATTCTTGGCTCAATAAATGGACTCCTCCAACTCCAAAACCAAACCCCCCTACTAGTCGCCATAATTCGACTCGACCCAAGGATCGAGCCGAAATCCGGCATCCCGATGACAAGAGGGAGGAGGGTGGTTCGGCTCGGCCTAGTGCTATTGAGAGAATTGTTCTTAGGTTGAGAAATCTACGGCATGGTTCCGCCGataatgaagaagaagatgacgaaaaggagggagaggagagggaggcaATGCTGGTTACCGGGGAGGAGAAATTGGGGGATTTATTGAGGAGGGATTGGGTTAGACCTGATAAGATGTTAGTtgaggaggtggaggaggaggacgaggaggaggcGTTGTTGCCGTGGGAGAGGGTGGTGGGGAGGGAACAACAGGAGGGAGGAGAGGCCGAGGGGGATGCGAAGAAGAAGATGGCGAAGGCGCCCACTTTGGCCGAATTGACTATAGAGGATAGCGAGTTGAGGAGGCTGAGGCGGCTTGGGATAACAATTAGGGAGAGGGTGAGTGTCCCCAAGGCAGGGATTACGGGGGCTGTACTCGAAAAGATTCACGAGCAGTGGAGGAAATCGGAGTTGGTTAGGCTTAAATTCCATGAGAGCTTGGTACATGACATGAGGACTGCACATGAGATCGTTGAGGTTGGTGGCTCTATTTTAAATACGCTATTTGCAGGGATGGTTTTTATTGTTGATTTTGGTTCACTAGTTAGTTTTCAGTGCTGTAGTTGGTAAACCGGCTCAGTAACTTGGCTGCTCGGTTATACTGGCAGGTTATAATTACTAATTGAAGTGGGGTATAACCCTAACTTGAGCCCTATGGTTTTCAAATTAAGATAAAGAACTTGCTTTTTCACTTATCCCAAGACATTCTTGATTAGTTTCCTTCTCAATTACTGATAGACCATAATGGTGTTATATTTCTTCTTGATGGGtttattcattttgtttttgattcCATAACTGCAAACAGCTATTCACGGTTTAGTTTGATTTTATTCATGTTGGTGACGGGTaggaaacatgttgcttgagtGAATCCATTATGGGCTCTTTGTAGGCCCCATTAGATATGTGGTGCTTCATTGGTGAGCGATTTCCTAAAGTTATTATAGTGGTAGTCTGGGACCCCATAGTCCATCTTATTCACTTCTTTTGTAGCCTGAACTAGTGCTGCATAAATATGTCACCAGAGTGGTATCATTTTTAGATATACAGGCCAATttgatttatttgtttatttatttaaccaTTGAATTCCATGGGTCATATTGGCTTGATTCTTTTAAAGAATAGGAGCTATTGACAACCCCTCAAAATATTTCATCATCTCCTACGTATGACATTTGAGGTAAAAACATGACTTTGCTGAAGTATTTCACTGACGCAGCTTGGTGATGCCTGTGGAATGCAACATGCTTCAGTTACTTGAAAATGTGACCAGGTGGTGTACGCATTTTGTATTGTAGCTTAGCTGAGAAGGCAATGAGTATATTGGGAATGAATATTTGTCTTGAGAAATAGGGTTTGAGAGCGCATTGGAAGTAAGGTAGACATGGTATGTATTTGCATCATGAAGACTCGTATTTATTTCAAACCCAAAGATGTCCTACTGAATCAAGCAATTGATCTAGAAATGAGAAACCAGgctacttgttttttttttttttttagataagTAGAAACCAGGCTACTTGTTTCAGCCTATGAGAAACCAGCACAAGGGGATTCAGAGTTCTCCTAGATAGTAGTTGATGTGCTTTATTTTTTCCACGCATCCCTGTTAGTTACATATGTTTCTGAGGTAAGGTAGTCTAGAATTGCATTTTAATTTCTTGTCAAAGACTCAAAATATTAATGCCTAATGTTGTTGATATTTTAATTTAAATGCTAGCTTTTGAAATGGTTTGGTCATCTCtggttttctctcttttttatttgtttgtttaatcTACAGTCATAACTTTTGGCAGCACCATATTGTTATCATGTTGTAGTGACTAGTTGTTCTGTGTAATATTGAGAGCCATTTGGAAAACAACTGCATTTTCATTGCTAACCTCCTTTTGTGATGGTCAGCGTCGAAGTGGAGGATTGGTCATATGGAGGTCTGGAAGTGTTATGGTGGTTTTTCGGGGAAGTAACTATGAAGGGCCATCTCagatttcaaaattaatggATAGAGAAGATGATTCTTTTTTCGTGCCCGATGTTTCTAATGCTGGAAAACCGATGTACAATATTGTGAATGGTTCTAATTCAATTCTGGAAAAGACCAAAATGCCTACTTCAGTGTGCGCTGAGACTGAGAGTATGACGGAAGAGCAAGCCGAGTACAATAGTCTTCTAGATGGTTTAGGTCCACGCTTTGAGGATTGGTGGGGTACACGTTTACTTCCTGTTGATGCTGATTTGCTTCCTCAGACAATTCCTGGCTTCAAAACACCTTTCAGGCTTCTTCCAATTGGAATGCGGCCACGACTCACGAATGCTGAGCTGACTAACTTCCGGAAAATTGCAAAATCACTTCCTTGTCATTTTGCCCTTGGTATTGTTCACTTactttgtgttttgttttgcttttcattATTGTTATGCTTACGTCCGATGTCAAATTATGCTGAACTCCTTCACCAGGAAGAAACAGAAAACATCAGGGCTTGGCAGCTGCTATAATCAAGCTTTGGGAGAAAAGTCTAATTGTGAAAATTGCTGTCAAACGTGGAATCCAGAATACAAACAACAAACTAATGGCTGAGGAGATTAAGGTGTGTTACACATTGCTCCTACGAAATTATACTTGTGTTCTGGTCCACGCGATGCCTGTGCATAACTTGTTCAAATCACAATTTTCCTTCAACAATAATACAAAAGGGACTGAAGAATAGAATTATCTGAACTTTCTTTTAAAGCAAGGATACTGAACTTTCTTCTCAAGGAAGGGGAGTGGTAGGCACCATGTACTCTTGACTCCCGTGCATTTGATAGGGGTTCAAACCTGACAAACCTACAACTAACAATGCTGATGCGCGCGCGCGcacgcgagagagagagagagagagagagagagagagagagagagagagagagagagagagtacagtaTTAGCTGGAGCTATTATTCAGTTATGATCTGAAAGGAGAGCATGTGTACTTGTTGTGTATAAGTAGAGAAAAGGTGTAGTAGTTCCTGCTTGGGGGTAGGGCtgcaatcgagccgagcttcaaggtgttcgagcttggctcgtcaAAAATAAGGtcagcttgagctcggctcgagctcgactcgagAGATAAGCTCGGCTCGCTTTAACTCGGCAAGAAAGTCACGCGCAAGTGGCATGGTGGAGTTGTGGAGGGTTGGCTCTTGTTTTAAAGGAAATCTGCCTTATCCTGCGGGCAAAAgaggcgatgtgggactaagAAGAAATATGCCTTTGGCTGGTATTCCATTTGGACGAATCCCACATCGGAAATTCAAAAACTCAAGAGGCATCCACCTGGTCTATAAAAGCATCTTTGCACCCTTGCCACTTCTGCCAGCCAATGGCTAGTTGTTTATTGATGATaatttataatataatatacatatatgtatatattggCTCGTGAGCCGACTTGAGCTGAGCTTAtgctagctcgagctcggctcgtttacaaaatgaGCTTAAAAAATTGGCTCGAGCTCattcgtttaacttccgagTCGAGCTTGAATGAGCCACTAACAAGGTCATAAGATTGTTTAAgattattttgaatttgatggCTAAAATTGGAAGCTTTTTGGCTACCAGAGGAAAACTGCAGCTTCATCAGCTTTAGAGTATTAGTTTTGGTTTTACTATAGGTGTCTTCTTAGTTGGGGACACTCTAAGCAGCAAGCTACTCTTTCATTAGAATGTTCCACCAGTGTCAAGCTTTTGTTGTAGTACAATGTGCCTAGAGAGGTTTATGAGGTGCCCTACAAGCACCGGTGGCTCAAGGAAATTTTAGTAGGGTAGTCAGTGAAGCTTTTGCCAATTATCTTATATAACCTACTCTCTTTGTATTTTGTATGGAGAACTTTGTTTCGATTGTTGGAGCCGGATCAGGTTATGCCTTGGTATAGGAGCAGTggtggagctatgttggggcccggggggggcccccccccccccccccccccccccctctgaACCctcgagttttaaaatttttattttgtatatacttgattttgaatattattgataattattcgtgtatggctacttataatcttaataattttggcttgatttgataaaaaatcggttattttacattctcatttctcaatttctttcataaataaaaaataatcacgTGATTGTTGAAGTTGcctaaagaagaaaataactgcattaggctagaatgtacaaatgtaatgtattaataaataaaaactatatgaaataaaagtatacattccaaaaaaaaaatatatgtccaTGAAACCTCTTCTGACCATTCGACATCCCAAATATATTTTCCAAGACACAAAAATATAGAACCAAGAAGGTTCTGTCTTTTCTCTTGTTCCTTTACCCATGTCAGCCACTTGGACTACAATCGACTGTGTCATACTAAGCTAAGACAAAGTtaatctctccactcattgttgTCAAACAGTGAATTGAATCGAGAATCCAAATGGTCTTTTTTCCTAATCACGAATCTTATCAAATGGTAATTACTCTGATTCGGGCATAATTCATAAGTGATGAACAGTGGCCCAGGTGATACAGaatttctttccaaaaat
This DNA window, taken from Rhododendron vialii isolate Sample 1 chromosome 8a, ASM3025357v1, encodes the following:
- the LOC131336057 gene encoding CRM-domain containing factor CFM3, chloroplastic/mitochondrial; amino-acid sequence: MTLSTTTAKLTEIQIRTTFPFPFTCYSHSSLHLFYHSSKPFLLLKTFSSLHTRRNTYPWDLDDHPHTQNPNAPKPKPAADSWLNKWTPPTPKPNPPTSRHNSTRPKDRAEIRHPDDKREEGGSARPSAIERIVLRLRNLRHGSADNEEEDDEKEGEEREAMLVTGEEKLGDLLRRDWVRPDKMLVEEVEEEDEEEALLPWERVVGREQQEGGEAEGDAKKKMAKAPTLAELTIEDSELRRLRRLGITIRERVSVPKAGITGAVLEKIHEQWRKSELVRLKFHESLVHDMRTAHEIVERRSGGLVIWRSGSVMVVFRGSNYEGPSQISKLMDREDDSFFVPDVSNAGKPMYNIVNGSNSILEKTKMPTSVCAETESMTEEQAEYNSLLDGLGPRFEDWWGTRLLPVDADLLPQTIPGFKTPFRLLPIGMRPRLTNAELTNFRKIAKSLPCHFALGRNRKHQGLAAAIIKLWEKSLIVKIAVKRGIQNTNNKLMAEEIKNLTGGVLLLRNKYFIVIYRGKDFLPTSVASALVERQEMTKQIQDVEEQVRNGTVEASLMVEGGPAQAGTLAEFYEAQARWGRETSNEEREKMIEEASRTGRARAVKRMEHKLNIAQTKLHRAEKLLAKLEASMVPVGPSDDQETITEEERSMFRRVGLRMKPYLPVGIRGVFAGVIENMHLHWKHRELVKLISKQKSLAFVEETARLLEYESGGILVAIERVPKGHAIIYYRGKNYQRPISLRPRNLLTKAKALKRSVAMQRHEALSQHISEVEKAIEHMRNEIDDGKDVQAEDHDIFDDISDFSQSEDEASLIGSNADEDPLDWEDEVSESLSS